The region GAAAGAAGTCATTCCCCTCCATGTTCTGTGAAAGTTCCATGACTCTAGGACTAAACAATTCatccatttgaaaaaaaaatatttttttttgcaatgTCTGAAAAGTCGACATTATTGAGATGTAAGGTTTTTCCAGAATGCCGACGTCGGGCTAATTAACGCTGTAATGACGCGTGTAAACCTTAGCTCTGTGAGTCATGTCAACATGTCCTTTTACCTGGTCGATCCAGTCATTGAAGTTGGAGACGCGGGTGAAGACGGTGGGCTTCTTCGCGTAGTTGCAGCCCAGACCAGAAACAAAGCTGGCAATACCATGGACCTCCCATACTCCCTCTGGGTTCTTGCAGTTCAGGGGCCCACCAGAGTCCCCCtataggagaagaagagggaattGATTTCATACTTAACCAAAGACATGCAACAAGGCACACATTTTCACCCCCCTTGgattttttcacattttattgCGCTACacagtgggattaaaattgattaaattgtcaaTATAAGTCAATGATCTCACAAAATACTTTGTAAAtggaagaaaaatatatacatgagtcaatacgtgttagaaacacctttggcagtgattacagctgagagtctCCTTGACTACGTCTCTAAGACCTTTGCACAtttggattgtgcaatatttgcccattattgttttcaaaattcttcaagctctgtcaatgtGTTGAGGATTATGACCAGACGGCAATTTAtaagtcttgtcatagattttcaagcagatttaagtcaaaactgtaacttggccattgactgtcttcttggtaagcaactccaatatagatttggccttgtgttgtaggttattgtcctgctgaaaggtgaattactctcccagtgtctagtgtaaagcagactgaagcaggtttttctctaggatttcgcctgtgcttagctccattctggaaaaactccccagtcttcgCCGATGTCAAGTACACCCATAccataatgcagccaccaccatacatgaaaataaggaggcagttactcagtgatgtgtcgtgttggatttgccccaaagatAAAACTTTGCATTTAGGACAAAAAGTATATTCCTTTGCAATGTAgttttgcaatattactttagtgtcttgttgcatACAAGATGTGTATTTTAGTTATTACATTTCTATTAATTGgtaaacatttgtaaaaatgttcttttcactttgacattatggagtattttgtgtagatccaTTTTAATGCCACTTTGTAaatcaacaaaatgtgaaaaaatatcCAAGGTGTGTAAATACTTATGATAACCACTGTATGCATTTATTTGGATATCTATGCATTTACTTGGATATCTATGCATTTATTTGGATATGAAACATTTCATTAAAATTAAAATGATGTGTGGCTTGGTGTCCACTCAATTGACCACACGGGTGGTCAGAGGCTCAATGGGAAGGTTGCCGCACCCAAGGGGTGTTGAGAAAGATACATCTATTTGAACACTGAAGCTAAAAATAGTATCTCTATGcaagcattttggatttgaaataaaatatttcatatgaggtgacagtacagaatgtaacctttattagagagtattttcatacatatgttTTAGAGTTTAGAGATGAAAGCTTTTTATGTATCTTGTCCCCATAAGTATTCACTTaaagtgtattaaagtagtcaaaactTGTAGTATTTAGTCCCATATTCCAAGCTTGTGACTCTAtgaacttgttggatgcatttgcattttgttttggtttgttttgttATGTTATGCCCAATAGAATTaatggtaaatcatgtattgtgtcattttggagtcgcttgtattgtaaataacaatagaaTTAGTTTCTGAAATCTACTacgttaatgtggatgctaccatagtTACGGACAATCAttaatgaattgtgaataatgatgagtgagaaagagacacTACATTATCcgaaacacaaccacaacaaactgcaaatgcattcaacaagtttgtagtcacaagcttgatgtagccATTGCGTCCTATGaaaatgggaccaaatactacattCTTTGAGTACTTTAATACActctaagtgaatttgtccaaatacaaATGGGGGGATTTGATACTGTACagaaagtgctttcatttctaaacggtggaacagatatgtatgaaaatactaTCAATTAAAAGGTGAAATCCGGTACTATCGCCTCATAAGAAGCATTTcctctcaaatccaaaatgctggagtatagagccaaattaaatCTTTTAGCTTCACTGTACAAAAAAATACGTAGAGGAGTGAATGTAATTCACTAATGTGTTACTCTCACACACAACAGAAACACTAACAGTAACACATAAACActcacatgtacacacatacacacacacacacacacacacacacacacacacacacacacacacatatatataaacaaacaaacaaacaaaaaatatgctcatgcacaaacacatatatcacacacaatacatactctgtttctctttctctttctctgtgtctctctgcctctcacatCTCCCAGGGGTACTCACGTTACAGCCAGCGACAATGCCATCTCCTCCGGCACACACCATGGTGGTCCTGAGAGCAATTCCCCACCAGTCGGGCTTGGAGCAGGTGGCGTGGTCCACCACAGGCATCAGAGCCTGCTGCAGGTTATCAGCAATGGGGCCTCcggctaaaacacacacacatgtcaatCTGCAGCTAGTTACCCTACAGGAACACACATGAAAGTgatcatcaaacacacacacacacacacacacacacaaacacacagagagagagagagaggcttactgtagACCCTTCCCCAGCCAGTGATGTAACAGGGGTACTGGTTGTCCAGCACAGTGCCAGCAGCAGGGATACAGCCAAGCTGCACATGGTCAGTCAGGGTCACATGCTCAGACAACTTGATCAGGGCAATGTCATTTCTGGTCAATCAGAGACAGgggaggaacacagagagagagagacggttgtAGAAGGAAAGGATAGACAGGTGATGCCACTGAAAGTCAGCCCAGTTTATATGTTGATGTACTGCAAGTATATAAGGCTACTCATAATGCTCTACATATCCAGTGTTGTTTAGGTAAAGACTAAAAAACAAAGCTTTGCTTTCTTCCATTCGGTGCTGATGATACAACCCTTAGCAATCCATCAGATCTTTATTGTCAATATTTGTTTTCTTAGTGTAGCATTCAAGGTTTGTTGTGCTAGCCTGTCTATTTGTGGACCTTACTCTTACCCGAAGGCCACAAAGATGGGGTTCCACTTCTCATGGACAACAAGCTTCTCAGGGATGATGGCCTGGGAGCCTTCCTCAGTCTCAACCAGGTTGTGCTTTCCAACGAACACTCTGTAGGACAGGTTGAGGCTGGGAGGGTTGGAGAAGGTTGAATGCTCAGTGATCACAGCATATAAGAGCGGaaaactctgtctgtctgtctgtctgtctgtctgtctgtctgtctgtctgtctgtctgtctgtctgtctgtctgtccgcgcGAAGGTCTTCTTTGATGCACTGTGTATTTGCATGTAAATGTGATTGTGTAGCCTCTCTTACTTGATACAGTGTGCAGCGGTCATGACCCAGTTGGTGGCAATCAGAGATCCTCCACAGGTGTGTCTCCACTCACCGTCCCTCTCATACTGCAGAGAGATCTGGAgagaaagaagaaaatgaaaaaaagaaagaaagtataaaagaaagaaagaaagaaaaagagggagTGAGAAATATTGAGGTTGGATAGAACGAGTTACTCCATACAGATACATAATGATGAAAAGTGACCTATGTAAATGCAATCCAGTATTATAATCATTgtacatagagagagggagataagggtGTCAGTGTACCTGCCAGGGCCAGCTGTGAGGCTTGGCGTCCACTCCATTGACCACACGGGTGGTCAGAGGCTCAATAGGAGGGGTGCCGCACCCGAAGGCTagggggtagacagagagacaatcaGGGTCGGGTCTTTCTCTCTAACTCAGAAGTTACCAACTCCAGTCCTGGTGAGCTACAGTGCAGGTTATTGTTAAAGCCCAGCACAAGCATATCTGTTTCAGCTGATTAACAAATTATAGTCGCCAGTctggttgaatcaggtgtgtcagTGTTGTGCTCaagcaaaagcctgcacacccttcAGCTTTCCAGGATTGCAGTTGGAGTCTCTGTCTGATGTCCACACACATAGAGGCTGACACTTACCGCTAGCGATGAGCACTGAGGCCAGAACAATGGGAATCATGTTGATTGATACGTCGTCTGCTTGGCGACAGCATGACACATCCTACTTTAAACCCTAGTCCTCAGGGCTGCCCCGCCCATCTTGATTACACACCCTTTCTCATTGGTCCTCCATGACCGCTGTGGATGAAAGAGAAGAAATGTGAAACTGCCGACCAATGGTTTGGGGGGCCTGATCGCCGGCAGACTGCGACAACAGGTGTGTTTCCTAGAACTATTCACATGGCCTTCACCTCACTTTCCACTCACCTTTCACCAATGTATGTGTATTTCTACATTTCTCAGATACACTAGAATCTGGATATAAACTGTAAGCAATAGAGCTTCACCTAGTTCCTAACATATTGCTTTCACCTGTCCAGTCCTATTCAGTACTGAGAAAGGGAGTGAACAATGCCACAGTCTCTGAATCCATAGTCCACGAACTCCTCCTCTGGATTGGCCCAGTGAGTTACATATGATCCATGGGAATTCAGCACCTGTACCAATGTTGTGTAAGACAGTTAGAGAGTAACCTGTAGTTTACAGAATAAACCCCACTTATGGCAGTTATTAAGCCAAATATTTATTAGTATTACACATGTGCAAATATTATGCATATTGAATGTCAGACATGGATGAAAAGTCCCCTGGTGATTTAAAAGACATGGCTATGGAAAAGAGCAGAGGGAGGTACAACAGAAGAAAAATAAACCCTCATTAACTTGTTTAATGCACATGAATGTATTATACTATTCAGTCAATGTTTTAATATGTTGGGGTAGGGGGTTTCACTTCAAAGAGGATTGTTGACACATCCATTTATTCTTACAGCACATATTATCGTGTATCCTGGTAAAGAGTCCAGAGAGAGGGTCACAAACATCTGATTCATGACTTATACATATGGCAAaggctgtgcgtgtgtgtctgtgtgcgtgtgtgtcggtgtgcgtgtgtgtgcgtgcccaaGCAGAAGTGTGTAACCAAAGAAGACATTGTGTATACATTCAGTGCTACGGTAGGTTCAGCTGACTTGCATAGCATGCTGTTTTACATGCTGTTCGGAGGACCCAATCACAAGGGGAGATCTGGGTGATGCTTTAGTCTCTGGTGATAAACTGGTGGTAAACTGAACTTAATCAGTTTCACTTCTCTGATAGACGAAGAAATGCAATATACTTGTCAACCACTAGATGAGGCATGATATCCATACACAGGAGTGATATAGGCCTACTGGCAAAATCTGATCTCCACACCAACAAATCTGTGATTGTTCACATACCTATAACACATTATAAAACGGGTGGGTcaaatcctgaatgctgattggttaaaacctcaTTCCAGGCAGTGTCGGGAAATCCATAACCAACTTGGTGTTATTGAAACAAGTCATATTTGCTTGTTAAGCTGAAGCTTTAGCGTAACCTCTGGGATAAGAGACAACACTTGTTCAGGTGTTCTAAAAACAATTGTTTCACAATCTTTTGTTCAGAACGTTTATGTAATGTCAAAATGTGCAGTGCTCTATGTCCTGCTGTTGCACAGTATATTTGACATGTTATAAGAATTACGCTTTAAACGATCATGCATCGTTTGTAATGGAAAACGGTTTGTGTTTGTTCTGAAATGAACTATAACTGCAGTGTCAGCCAGTGGCTGGTGTATGTGTCATAATTCCTGCAGTGACATTATACTTTGTTACTCAATCATGACTAGCCTAATCCTCCAGATAAGGTGTGTAGCCTGTGGTAGAGTAACTGACTGTTAACTCTTAAGTCCTGTTAATTGCTATGACATAAACCTGTCAGCTCTACTGGGGTGGTTCCAGTGTAAACCTGTGTGGTTGTTTAAGGAGGCTA is a window of Oncorhynchus mykiss isolate Arlee chromosome 11, USDA_OmykA_1.1, whole genome shotgun sequence DNA encoding:
- the ela3l gene encoding elastase 3 like, producing the protein MIPIVLASVLIASAFGCGTPPIEPLTTRVVNGVDAKPHSWPWQISLQYERDGEWRHTCGGSLIATNWVMTAAHCINLNLSYRVFVGKHNLVETEEGSQAIIPEKLVVHEKWNPIFVAFGNDIALIKLSEHVTLTDHVQLGCIPAAGTVLDNQYPCYITGWGRVYTGGPIADNLQQALMPVVDHATCSKPDWWGIALRTTMVCAGGDGIVAGCNGDSGGPLNCKNPEGVWEVHGIASFVSGLGCNYAKKPTVFTRVSNFNDWIDQAMMSN